From Archaeoglobus sulfaticallidus PM70-1:
GCAGCATCTTTTCTGATCGAGGCATCCTACAGAGCTATCACGAGCAGGAAGATAGAAGAGTATTTGGATGTAAGGCTAAGGAAAAGGGAGGAAAACCTGGAAAACTGGTATAGATGGATTGATGGAGTTATTTGCAGTATAGTTGAGACCTTTGAAGATGCAGAGGTGTATCTGGTCGGTAGCATTGCGAGGGGTGACATCAAGAAAGCCAACGATGTTGATTTGCTTATCTTTACCAATAATCTTCCATCAAAAGATAGAGAGAAAGATATTGTGAGGAAACTCAAACAGAAAGCTAAACTCACTCTGCAGCATTCAGTTGACATTCATTTTGCAAACAAGCAGAGAAAGGAAGAAACGCTTAGGGAGGCACAACATTACAAGCTTCTGAAACGATCCAAGTGATGGAAGGTTATTGCTGCTGATTCTGTGACTATTCTGTAACATATAAAAACATAATAATTTAATTATAATTTGATGATTGCATAATTTAACATACCAGAATATTTCAAATGATTTATAAACCATAAAATACAAACTCAACATAATGGAAGACACCGAATTTGAGAAAAGAAAAAAGATGGCTGACAGGCTGAAGGAGGAACTCAACCTGAGCGATAGAGTATATAATGCAATGCTAAAAGTCCCCAGACACCTCTTCGTTCCGTACAACTACAGGGATTCAGCGTACTTGGATACCCCTCTGCCAATAGGGAAGGGGCAGACGATAAGTGCACCCCACATGGTTGCGATCATGTGCGAACTCTTAGATTTGCGTGAAGGGCATAAAGTTCTAGAAATAGGCACTGGCAGGGGATATCACTCTGCAATTGTTGCCGAGATAGTCGGCAAGAGCGGGAAGGTAATAACGATCGAAAGAGTTCCTGAGCTGGCAGAGCATGCGAAGCAGACCCTGTCCTCACTGGGATATGATAATGTTGTGGTGATAGTTGGCGACGGTAGCAAGGGATATGAAGCTGAAGCACCGTATGACAGAATATATGCGACAGCTTCAGCTCCAAAAATCCCAGAACCACTCATAGATCAGCTTAAGAAGGGTGGAAAGCTTGTAATCCCGGTTGGAAATTACATGCAGGAGCTTATAGTTGTTGAAAAGAATGATGAGATAAAAACGAAGGTGTGGGGGGCTGTTAGGTTCGTCCCACTTTTTGGAGAGTATGGTTTTTGAAGTGGGTTTGGGGGGTTTTCAGTTATTCAATGCTCAACGAATATCCTGCAACCATCTCTCAGAATGTTGGAGATCTTGCACAGATGATCTGCACTCTTGACTATTTCTTCCTTCACATCCTCGTTAACTCCATCTAAGCCAACCTTAATCTTTGCCTCCCATATGCCATCATCTCCCCTATCGAACTCGATATCTATCTCAAGTCCCTTAACATCAACCCCTTTACTCTCGCACATCGATACAATCGTTGTTCCAAGACACCCCGCAACAGAGATCAGAAGCAGTTCCGTCGGCTTGAATCCCGTATTTTCGCCTTTTTCATGGACTCTCTGATCCAAAACAACTGCATGCTCTCTCGAAATACCAACAAACTGCCTTCCCTTTACCCATCTCACCTTTGCAAAGCTCTTATCTCCACTTGCACAGCAACCCTCCATGCACGCAAGCAGTCAGTTCTGCTTAAATCTTTTTGCACCATCAAATTTTTATTTTCCATTACTGTTTCTGGGACATATGTCCGAAAATGAGCTGTTTGAAAAAGAGAGCGAACTGATGATCCCTTTTTTTAAAAGGTTGCCCGTTACATTCAAAAGGGGTAAGGGGTGCTGGCTCTACGACTTTAACGGAAAAAAGTATCTGGATTTAATAGCTGGGATAGCATGTGTGTCGATAGGACATAGCCATCCCGAGTTTATCTCAAGGGTTTATGAGCAGATGAGAGAGCTTATGCATGTATCCAACCTTTTCTACACCGAACCCCAGATCCGGCTTGCCGAGAAACTCAAAGAAATTAGTGGATTTGATAAGTTCTTCTTCTGCAACTCCGGAACCGAGGCTGTTGAAGCTGCACTGAAAATAGCGAGGAAGGTTACAGGGAAGAAAAAGTTTCTAGCACTGGAAAACTCATTCCACGGCAGAACGATGGGTGCTTTATCCATAACATGGAAGGAGAAGTTCAGAAAGCCATTTGAACCGTTGATTCAGGAGGTGGAGTTCTGCAAGTTCAACGATGTGGATGACTTTCTGGGCAGGGTTAATGCCGACATATGCGCAGTCATACTTGAACCCATACAGGGAGAGGCTGGAGTCTATGAGGTATCTAAGGAGTTCATGGATGCGGTTTTTGAAGAGAAAGAGAGGTATGGCTACCTTGTTATCTTCGATGAGGTTCAGACAGGGTTCTGCAGAACTGGAGAGTGGTTTGCCAAGGATCATTTTGGCTGCAGTCCGGACATAATGACGATGGCAAAGGCCATGGCATCAGGCTTTCCGATAGGTGGGGTTGCAGTAACCAATGAGGTCGCAAATAAGATCGAGATCTCAGAACATGGTTCAACTTTCGGCGGAAATCCCCTCGCATGCACGGCATCGCTCGCAACAATCGAGATCATGCAGAAAGAGAATCTTGCAGAGAATTCTAGGGATATGGGAGGGTATTTCAGGAAGAGGCTTGCTGAACTTGGTTTTGAAGCTAGAGGGAAGGGATTGCTGATTGGATTCGATGTGGGTGATGCAAAAGCTCTTGTGAGCAAACTCTTGGAAAAAGGAGTAGTAGCCAACAACACATCGGATACCACAATCAGGTTCGCTCCACCGCTCGTTATAACAAAAGATGAAATCGATTTTGCCGTTGATGCTTTAGAGGAATGTTTGTAACCTATGCAGCATATCTTCTTTTTTACCGATTTTTAAATCTTAAACCTAACAAACCTAACAGACAAGAACTTAACTTTCTCTCAGATACTTTCGGATTTTTTCCGACTGTATCCAACCCTCATCAAGTCTCCTGACGATGGACTCTATTCTGTCGATCTGTTTCAGGATTATGTCTCTTTCCATTCCCTCTAGCCTCATCTCTGCAATTCCCTGAATTATTGCAAGCGGATTTCTGATGTGATCAACCAGAATGGCGAATTCCTCGATGTTTTGATCTATTATTTTATATGCCTCATCTTTCTGCTCCTCGAGAATCTTTCTTTCCGTCAGGTCAGTTAGGGAAAGCACGATTGTTGAAGGATCCTTTTTGGAAATCGATCCAGCACTAACTAGAACATGCCTGATTCTGCCCTTTCTATCGACGAATTTTATTTCGAACTCTCTTGGTGCCTCCTTAGGGTTTTCGTATCTGAGCCTGTTGAACTTCTCCATTTTGTCCAGATCATCTTTGTGGACGAAAAGTCTCCACTCGAGCTTACCCTCAATTTCCTCTTTGGAATATCCTGAAAGCTCTACAAATTTTTTGTTGGCGAGAACAATTCTGTCTCCCTCTACTAAAATCGTAGCATTCCCGGTGTTCTCGAATATTAACATGTACAGCTTTCTTGACCTCTCCAGATCCAGTTCTGCTTTCTTTTTGTCAGTTATGTCCCATGTAAAGTGTATGAAAATCCTTTTGCCGTTGTAAATGTAGTTTGTGGGGTAAACAGCAGATTTAACCCATTTTTCGGATCTATCATCGAAAAGCTCCGCTACACTCGGGCAGTTACACTTCAAAGCCTCATCAAGGGGACATCCGGGAAACCTCTCAACACCATGTATAAGTTGAGGACAGAATTTTCCTCTGGCCTCCTCCAGCCTTAAGTTGAATTCCTGCTCGAATGCAGTATTTACGAGCAAGATTCTGTGTTCTTCATCAACGAGAATGACATAAAATGGTAAAAAGTCGATAAACTCTTTCAGCAATTCAAGATCCATTATGGTTGGATCTCTTGGAGCTTTCGGAGTATCCAAAAGTACCACCTGTTCGCTTAAAATTTGTTAAATAAAAAAATAGAGGTTAGTTAATCCAAAACTCCAATTTTTAGCGTCCTGTTAGTCTCTTTAATGCTCTCCTCTTTATCCATCAGTTCAAGCATAGCCCTTATCGCATCTATGTTCTCCGGAATGACAATCGATTCCTGGTTTATAGCCTGTGTGACATAGACTTCTCCATCCACAACTCCTATAGAATCCTCCCAGACTGCATTCTCGTACAGATCGTATCTGAGTCTGAGATCCCTTGCAAACTCGATTATTTTGGCTGTGGATGTAAAACCATCTTCAGAGTTGAATAACATGATTCTCGGCTCCTCTGCAAATGCGCTTTTGATATCTTCTTCGCTAATATCTTTCTCCATCTCTATTGCTACAGAGTGGACATGCATGATAGTTGTTGGGACCTTAAATGCTGCGGTGATTATGTTTACATCCGGCAGAATCGACTGCACATCCGGGCCGTGGTGGGATGGAAGCTTGATCGGATTTGGTTGTATTCCATTCACAAGACCCTTCTTATCCTCCTTTGGATCAACTACTCTCCTTATCATCGTTGCTCTGACTTTCTTTATTGGAAAGTTCTTCTTTATCGTGTAAATCAGCCTTGTAAGGCCAGTTGTGTTGCAGCTGACAACCCTCACAAACTGCTTGCCCACGGCCTCCTCATAGTTCGCTATCGCGTTGAATGACACTTCAGCAACATCCTTCTTCTCTCCACCCTGAAATATTGCCTTGACTCCAAGCTTCTCGTAAAGCTTCTTGTTCTCAGCCCCAATTTTGTTTGGTGAGCAGTCAACGACTATGTCAACCTCTTTCAGCAAATCCTCAATCGTGCCTTCAACCTCCAAACCCGCAGACTCAAAGACCTTAACCCTGTCCGGGATTGCAGCGTACAGCCTGTATCCCTTCTTTATCGCCATTTTCGCATCGAAATCGGGTTTCGTTTTCGTTACGCCTACAACTTCCATGTCCTTCTGAAGGCTAATCGCATCTGCAACCCTCTTGCCTATCGTTCCGTAACCATTTACTGCAACCTTAACAGCCATTTTACCCCTCCAGCAGGATTTTGTGGTTCTTCATGTCCATTAATTTTATCTTTCCTTTAACTTCCGTCATCTCGCCAAGGAGACCGAATAACTTTACCGTGTCTCCTTCAACCTCGATTCTCACGACATCTTCCATAATTATCTCTT
This genomic window contains:
- a CDS encoding aspartate aminotransferase family protein, with the translated sequence MSENELFEKESELMIPFFKRLPVTFKRGKGCWLYDFNGKKYLDLIAGIACVSIGHSHPEFISRVYEQMRELMHVSNLFYTEPQIRLAEKLKEISGFDKFFFCNSGTEAVEAALKIARKVTGKKKFLALENSFHGRTMGALSITWKEKFRKPFEPLIQEVEFCKFNDVDDFLGRVNADICAVILEPIQGEAGVYEVSKEFMDAVFEEKERYGYLVIFDEVQTGFCRTGEWFAKDHFGCSPDIMTMAKAMASGFPIGGVAVTNEVANKIEISEHGSTFGGNPLACTASLATIEIMQKENLAENSRDMGGYFRKRLAELGFEARGKGLLIGFDVGDAKALVSKLLEKGVVANNTSDTTIRFAPPLVITKDEIDFAVDALEECL
- a CDS encoding CooT family nickel-binding protein, whose protein sequence is MCESKVAILKDGKEEIIMEDVVRIEVEGDTVKLFGLLGEMTEVKGKIKLMDMKNHKILLEG
- a CDS encoding OsmC family protein, encoding MEGCCASGDKSFAKVRWVKGRQFVGISREHAVVLDQRVHEKGENTGFKPTELLLISVAGCLGTTIVSMCESKGVDVKGLEIDIEFDRGDDGIWEAKIKVGLDGVNEDVKEEIVKSADHLCKISNILRDGCRIFVEH
- a CDS encoding type II glyceraldehyde-3-phosphate dehydrogenase, with translation MAVKVAVNGYGTIGKRVADAISLQKDMEVVGVTKTKPDFDAKMAIKKGYRLYAAIPDRVKVFESAGLEVEGTIEDLLKEVDIVVDCSPNKIGAENKKLYEKLGVKAIFQGGEKKDVAEVSFNAIANYEEAVGKQFVRVVSCNTTGLTRLIYTIKKNFPIKKVRATMIRRVVDPKEDKKGLVNGIQPNPIKLPSHHGPDVQSILPDVNIITAAFKVPTTIMHVHSVAIEMEKDISEEDIKSAFAEEPRIMLFNSEDGFTSTAKIIEFARDLRLRYDLYENAVWEDSIGVVDGEVYVTQAINQESIVIPENIDAIRAMLELMDKEESIKETNRTLKIGVLD
- a CDS encoding protein-L-isoaspartate O-methyltransferase, encoding MEDTEFEKRKKMADRLKEELNLSDRVYNAMLKVPRHLFVPYNYRDSAYLDTPLPIGKGQTISAPHMVAIMCELLDLREGHKVLEIGTGRGYHSAIVAEIVGKSGKVITIERVPELAEHAKQTLSSLGYDNVVVIVGDGSKGYEAEAPYDRIYATASAPKIPEPLIDQLKKGGKLVIPVGNYMQELIVVEKNDEIKTKVWGAVRFVPLFGEYGF
- a CDS encoding PAS domain S-box protein, which encodes MVLLDTPKAPRDPTIMDLELLKEFIDFLPFYVILVDEEHRILLVNTAFEQEFNLRLEEARGKFCPQLIHGVERFPGCPLDEALKCNCPSVAELFDDRSEKWVKSAVYPTNYIYNGKRIFIHFTWDITDKKKAELDLERSRKLYMLIFENTGNATILVEGDRIVLANKKFVELSGYSKEEIEGKLEWRLFVHKDDLDKMEKFNRLRYENPKEAPREFEIKFVDRKGRIRHVLVSAGSISKKDPSTIVLSLTDLTERKILEEQKDEAYKIIDQNIEEFAILVDHIRNPLAIIQGIAEMRLEGMERDIILKQIDRIESIVRRLDEGWIQSEKIRKYLRES